The following proteins are co-located in the Mesorhizobium australicum WSM2073 genome:
- the sufB gene encoding Fe-S cluster assembly protein SufB: protein MPAVQDTIDRVRKIDVDQYKYGFQTEIAVDKAPKGLSEDIIRFISAKKDEPSWMLEWRLEAYRRWLTLEEPTWARVNYPKIDFQDIYYYAAPKSTPGPTSLSDVDPEILKVYEKLGIPLKEQEILAGVQKTDASEFEEASDNVYKSGRVAVDAVFDSVSVVTTFKKELAQAGVIFCSISEAIREHPELVKKYLGSVVPTSDNYYATLNSAVFTDGSFVFVPKGVRCPMELSTYFRMNEKNTGQFERTLIIAEEGAYVSYLEGCTAPQRDENQLHAAVVELVALDDAEIKYSTVQNWYPGDAEGKGGIYNFVTKRGDCRGDRSKISWTQVETGSAITWKYPSCILRGDDSSGEFYSIAVSNGYQQVDSGTKMIHLGKNTSSRIISKGIAAGFSQNTYRGQVSAHRKATNARNFTNCDSLLIGDQCGAHTVPYMEAKNSTAQFEHEATTSKISEDQKFYVMQRGIPEEEAIALIVNGFVKDVIQQLPMEFAVEAQKLIGISLEGSVG, encoded by the coding sequence ATGCCTGCTGTGCAGGACACGATCGATCGGGTCCGAAAGATCGACGTCGACCAATACAAATACGGATTCCAGACCGAGATCGCCGTCGACAAGGCTCCCAAGGGCCTGAGCGAAGACATTATCCGTTTCATCTCGGCCAAGAAGGACGAACCGTCCTGGATGCTGGAATGGCGCCTCGAAGCCTATCGGCGCTGGCTGACGCTGGAAGAGCCGACCTGGGCGCGCGTCAACTACCCCAAGATCGACTTCCAGGACATCTACTATTACGCGGCGCCCAAGAGCACGCCCGGACCGACTTCGCTCAGCGACGTCGATCCTGAGATCTTGAAAGTCTACGAGAAACTCGGCATTCCGTTGAAGGAGCAGGAGATCCTCGCAGGCGTCCAGAAGACCGACGCCTCGGAGTTCGAGGAAGCCAGCGACAACGTCTACAAGTCGGGCCGCGTCGCCGTCGACGCCGTGTTCGATTCCGTGTCCGTCGTCACCACCTTCAAAAAGGAACTGGCGCAGGCCGGAGTCATCTTCTGCTCGATCTCGGAAGCTATCCGCGAGCATCCCGAACTGGTGAAGAAATATCTCGGCTCGGTCGTGCCGACCTCCGACAATTACTACGCCACACTGAATTCGGCCGTATTCACGGACGGGTCCTTCGTCTTCGTGCCGAAGGGGGTGCGCTGCCCGATGGAGCTGTCGACCTATTTCCGCATGAACGAGAAGAACACCGGACAGTTCGAGCGCACGCTGATCATCGCCGAGGAGGGGGCCTACGTCTCCTATCTCGAGGGCTGCACGGCGCCGCAACGCGACGAGAACCAGCTTCACGCCGCGGTGGTCGAACTGGTCGCGCTCGACGATGCCGAGATCAAATATTCGACCGTGCAGAACTGGTACCCCGGCGACGCCGAGGGCAAGGGCGGCATCTACAACTTCGTCACCAAGCGCGGCGACTGCCGTGGCGACCGTTCGAAGATTTCGTGGACCCAGGTCGAAACCGGCTCGGCGATCACCTGGAAGTATCCAAGCTGCATCCTTCGCGGCGACGATTCCTCGGGCGAGTTTTATTCGATCGCCGTGTCGAACGGCTACCAGCAGGTCGATAGCGGCACCAAGATGATCCATCTCGGCAAGAACACGTCGAGCCGCATCATCTCCAAGGGCATCGCCGCCGGATTCTCGCAGAACACCTATCGCGGCCAGGTCTCGGCGCACCGCAAGGCAACCAACGCCCGCAACTTCACCAACTGCGACAGCCTGCTGATCGGCGACCAGTGCGGCGCCCACACCGTGCCCTACATGGAAGCCAAGAACTCGACGGCGCAGTTCGAGCATGAGGCGACGACGTCGAAGATTTCCGAGGACCAGAAATTCTACGTCATGCAGCGCGGCATCCCCGAGGAGGAAGCCATCGCGCTGATCGTCAACGGCTTCGTCAAGGACGTCATCCAGCAACTGCCGATGGAGTTCGCCGTCGAGGCGCAGAAGCTGATCGGCATCTCGTTGGAAGGCTCGGTGGGCTGA
- the tyrS gene encoding tyrosine--tRNA ligase yields the protein MPAFKSDFLRTMSERGFIHQTSDDAGLDQLFAKETVTAYIGFDATARSLHAGSLIQIMMLHWLQQTGHRPIALMGGGTSMIGDPSFKDEARKLLTPQDIDGNLAGIRRNFMPYLKFGSGPNDAVMVNNADWLMEINYVNFLRDVGRHFSVNRMLAFDSVKLRLDREQSLSFLEFNYMILQAYDFVELYKRLGCRLQMGGSDQWGNIINGIDLGRRMEDAQLYALTTPLLTTSSGAKMGKSASGAVWLDPQMLSPYEFWQYWRNTEDADVARFLKLYTTLPLDEVARLERLGGSEINEAKKILATEITAHLHGRAAAEQASETARKTFEEGALADTLPAVEADKAALEAGVGILSLLVSAGLASSNGEARRHIQGGAVRLNDQAVSDDRRLVTLQDLSPENVIKLSLGRKKHILVRPA from the coding sequence ATGCCTGCCTTCAAATCCGATTTCCTGCGCACGATGAGCGAGCGCGGTTTCATCCACCAGACCTCGGATGATGCCGGTCTCGATCAACTCTTCGCCAAGGAGACGGTGACGGCCTATATCGGCTTCGACGCCACCGCCAGGAGCCTGCATGCCGGCTCGCTGATCCAGATCATGATGCTGCACTGGCTGCAGCAGACCGGCCATCGGCCGATCGCGCTGATGGGCGGCGGCACCTCGATGATCGGCGACCCCTCCTTCAAGGACGAGGCGCGCAAGCTGCTCACGCCGCAAGACATCGACGGCAATCTTGCCGGCATCCGCCGCAACTTCATGCCCTACCTCAAATTCGGCAGTGGTCCGAACGACGCGGTCATGGTCAACAATGCCGACTGGCTGATGGAGATCAACTACGTCAATTTCCTGCGTGATGTCGGCCGGCACTTTTCCGTCAACCGCATGCTTGCGTTCGATTCCGTCAAGTTGCGGCTCGATCGCGAGCAATCGCTTTCGTTCCTCGAATTCAACTACATGATCCTGCAGGCCTATGATTTCGTCGAACTCTACAAGCGCCTCGGCTGCCGCCTGCAGATGGGCGGCTCCGACCAATGGGGCAACATCATCAACGGCATCGATCTCGGCCGCCGTATGGAAGATGCGCAACTCTATGCGCTGACCACGCCGCTGCTCACCACCTCGTCCGGCGCCAAGATGGGCAAGTCGGCGTCGGGTGCGGTCTGGCTCGATCCGCAGATGCTGAGCCCTTACGAGTTCTGGCAGTACTGGCGCAACACCGAGGATGCCGACGTTGCCCGGTTCCTGAAACTCTACACCACATTGCCGCTGGACGAGGTCGCACGGCTCGAGCGGCTGGGCGGCTCCGAGATCAACGAGGCAAAGAAGATTCTCGCGACCGAGATTACCGCCCATCTGCATGGCCGCGCTGCCGCCGAACAGGCCAGCGAGACGGCGCGAAAGACTTTCGAGGAAGGCGCTCTCGCCGACACTTTGCCGGCCGTCGAGGCGGACAAGGCCGCGCTCGAAGCCGGTGTCGGCATCCTGTCGCTATTGGTCAGCGCCGGGCTGGCATCATCCAATGGCGAGGCACGGCGGCACATCCAGGGCGGCGCCGTGCGCCTGAACGACCAGGCGGTCAGCGACGACCGCCGGCTGGTGACGCTTCAGGATTTGAGTCCGGAAAACGTCATAAAGCTTTCATTGGGCAGGAAAAAACACATCCTGGTCAGGCCGGCCTAA
- a CDS encoding cysteine desulfurase family protein, whose amino-acid sequence MAARRAYLDYNASAPLLSAAREAMVAAFDAANPSSVHAEGRAARRLVDNARRDVAALVNGKAEHVVFTSGATEAASALLTPDWRMGRGAIGMSRLYVCEADHPCLLNGGRFPASQVTRIGVDADGIVNLDALTAALAGHDKADGLPLVAIHAANNETGVIQPIDRIAEIVKAEGGILVVDAVQAAGRVSIDMAAGYADYAILSSHKIGGPKGAGAIVAAADLMMPTPLINGGGQEKGHRGGTENLPGIAGFGAAAREALAGLKAVGAVRQRRDEAEAILKTLVPDVEIFGTGAPRLANTTFFAIPGVKAETAQIAFDLAGVALSAGSACSSGKVGPSHVLKAMGHGDSLGALRVSVGAATAAEDIELFRTALASIAARRAGREKAA is encoded by the coding sequence ATGGCCGCGAGACGCGCCTATCTCGACTATAATGCCAGTGCGCCGCTGCTTTCAGCGGCGCGCGAGGCCATGGTCGCGGCGTTTGATGCGGCCAACCCTTCTTCGGTCCATGCCGAGGGGCGCGCCGCGCGCAGGCTCGTCGACAATGCCAGGCGCGACGTGGCGGCACTGGTCAACGGCAAGGCCGAACATGTCGTCTTCACTTCGGGTGCGACCGAGGCCGCCTCGGCGCTTCTGACGCCGGACTGGCGGATGGGGCGCGGCGCCATTGGCATGAGCCGGCTCTACGTGTGCGAGGCCGACCATCCGTGCCTGCTGAATGGCGGACGTTTCCCGGCAAGCCAGGTAACGCGGATCGGTGTCGACGCCGATGGCATCGTCAACCTCGACGCCTTGACCGCGGCGCTCGCCGGCCACGACAAGGCCGACGGCCTGCCGCTGGTGGCGATCCATGCCGCCAACAACGAAACCGGCGTCATCCAGCCGATCGATCGCATTGCCGAAATCGTCAAGGCGGAGGGCGGCATTCTTGTCGTCGATGCCGTGCAGGCCGCTGGCCGCGTCTCGATCGACATGGCGGCTGGATACGCCGACTATGCAATTCTATCCTCACACAAGATCGGCGGCCCCAAGGGCGCCGGTGCCATCGTCGCCGCGGCCGACCTGATGATGCCGACGCCGCTGATCAATGGCGGCGGCCAGGAAAAAGGCCACCGTGGCGGCACCGAGAACCTGCCTGGCATTGCCGGGTTTGGCGCCGCTGCACGAGAAGCCCTGGCCGGACTGAAGGCCGTCGGTGCCGTGCGGCAGCGTCGCGATGAGGCCGAAGCCATCCTGAAGACGCTGGTGCCGGACGTGGAAATCTTCGGAACGGGCGCGCCAAGGCTTGCCAACACGACATTCTTCGCTATTCCCGGCGTAAAAGCCGAAACCGCCCAGATCGCCTTCGATCTGGCAGGCGTGGCGCTTTCCGCCGGATCCGCCTGCTCGTCGGGCAAGGTCGGGCCGAGCCATGTGCTGAAAGCCATGGGGCACGGCGACAGCCTTGGCGCCCTGCGCGTCTCGGTCGGTGCCGCGACCGCCGCCGAGGACATCGAACTGTTCCGCACCGCGCTGGCAAGCATTGCCGCGCGTCGGGCGGGTAGAGAGAAGGCCGCCTAG
- a CDS encoding alpha/beta hydrolase, whose product MPEVIFTGPAGRLEGRYQPSREKSAPIAIVLHPHPQFGGTMNNKIVYDLFYMFQKRDFTTLRFNFRGIGRSQGEFDHGTGELSDAAAALDWVQSLHPDSKSCWVAGYSFGSWIGMQLLMRRPEIEGFISIAPQPNTYDFSFLAPCPSSGLIIHGDADKVAPPKDVQGLVDKLHTQKGITITQKTLPGANHFFANDADLLIEECSDYLDRRLAGELSDPRPKRLR is encoded by the coding sequence ATGCCTGAGGTCATTTTCACCGGTCCGGCCGGCCGCCTTGAGGGACGCTACCAGCCCTCGCGAGAAAAGAGCGCGCCGATTGCCATCGTGTTGCATCCGCACCCGCAGTTCGGCGGCACGATGAACAACAAGATCGTCTACGACCTCTTCTACATGTTCCAGAAGCGTGATTTCACCACGCTGCGCTTCAATTTTCGCGGCATCGGCCGCAGCCAGGGCGAGTTCGACCATGGCACCGGCGAGTTGTCGGACGCGGCGGCGGCACTCGACTGGGTGCAGTCGCTGCATCCGGATTCCAAGAGCTGCTGGGTCGCCGGCTATTCCTTCGGTTCGTGGATCGGCATGCAGCTGCTGATGCGCCGGCCCGAGATCGAGGGCTTCATCTCGATCGCACCGCAGCCCAACACCTATGATTTTTCCTTCCTGGCGCCCTGCCCGTCTTCGGGCCTGATCATTCATGGCGACGCCGACAAGGTGGCGCCGCCGAAGGATGTGCAGGGCCTGGTCGACAAGCTGCATACGCAGAAGGGCATCACCATCACGCAGAAGACCCTGCCCGGCGCCAACCACTTTTTCGCCAACGACGCCGATCTCTTGATCGAGGAATGCTCCGATTATCTCGATCGACGGCTGGCGGGAGAATTGTCCGATCCGAGGCCGAAGCGGCTGCGTTAA
- a CDS encoding cysteine desulfurase, with amino-acid sequence MNAPGKIGDFYDVEAIRRDFPILSREVYGKPLVYLDNGASAQKPRVVLDTIQHAYSQEYANVHRGLHFLSNAATDAYEKARETVRRFLNAPSTDNIVFTSNTTSAINTVAYGYGMPNIGEGDEIVLSIMEHHSNIVPWHFIRERQGAKLVWVPVDDLGVFHIEEFEKRLSDRTKLVAITQMSNALGTVTPIKEIVRIAHSRGIPVLVDGSQSAVHMPIDVQDLDCDFFVFTGHKVYGPSGIGVLYGKKDSLAGMRPFMGGGEMIEEVTEDIVTYNEPPHRFEAGTPPIVQAIGLGAALDYMDSVGRERIAAHEEDLKTYAHERLRAINSLRIFGDAPGKGAIISFELQGIHAHDVSMVIDRQGVAVRAGTHCAQPLLKRFGVTSTCRASFGMYNTRAEVDALAEALEKARKFFG; translated from the coding sequence ATGAACGCACCGGGCAAGATTGGAGATTTCTACGACGTCGAGGCGATCCGCCGCGACTTCCCGATCCTGTCGCGCGAAGTCTACGGCAAGCCGCTGGTCTATCTCGACAATGGTGCCTCGGCGCAGAAGCCGCGGGTGGTGCTGGACACGATCCAGCACGCCTACAGCCAGGAATACGCGAACGTCCATCGTGGCCTGCATTTTCTGTCCAATGCCGCCACCGACGCTTACGAAAAGGCGCGGGAAACGGTGCGCCGTTTCCTCAACGCGCCAAGCACCGACAACATCGTCTTCACCTCCAACACGACGTCGGCCATCAACACCGTCGCCTATGGCTATGGCATGCCCAATATCGGCGAGGGCGACGAGATCGTGCTGTCGATCATGGAGCACCACTCCAACATCGTGCCCTGGCACTTCATCCGCGAGCGGCAGGGCGCCAAGCTGGTCTGGGTGCCGGTCGACGATCTCGGCGTCTTTCACATCGAGGAATTCGAAAAGCGGCTGTCCGATCGCACTAAACTCGTGGCCATCACGCAAATGTCGAACGCGCTGGGCACGGTGACACCGATCAAGGAGATCGTGCGCATCGCGCATTCGCGTGGAATTCCGGTGCTTGTCGACGGCAGCCAGAGCGCGGTGCACATGCCGATCGACGTGCAGGATCTCGACTGCGATTTCTTCGTCTTCACCGGCCACAAGGTCTATGGTCCCTCGGGCATCGGTGTCCTCTACGGCAAGAAGGATAGTCTCGCCGGCATGCGGCCTTTCATGGGCGGCGGCGAGATGATCGAGGAGGTGACGGAAGACATCGTCACCTACAACGAGCCGCCGCATCGCTTCGAGGCCGGCACGCCGCCGATCGTCCAGGCGATCGGACTGGGCGCCGCGCTCGACTATATGGACTCTGTCGGTCGTGAGCGCATCGCCGCCCATGAGGAAGACTTGAAGACCTACGCCCACGAGCGCCTGCGCGCCATCAACTCGCTGCGCATCTTCGGCGATGCGCCCGGCAAGGGCGCCATCATCTCCTTCGAGCTGCAAGGCATTCATGCCCATGACGTGTCGATGGTGATAGACAGGCAAGGCGTGGCGGTCCGTGCCGGCACCCATTGCGCCCAGCCGCTGTTGAAACGTTTCGGCGTAACCTCCACATGCAGGGCATCGTTCGGCATGTATAATACCAGGGCAGAAGTCGACGCTTTGGCCGAGGCGCTTGAAAAAGCGCGCAAATTCTTCGGATGA
- a CDS encoding phosphatase PAP2 family protein has protein sequence MLVKSRPPVTSSLLGIGRRSLDNFRDTLRIARRRLAVRPARYPNISWWAWGLVWVFLTAAAFVRLDTPAGVAHGQWSAGAARLAEFFTQFGLGGWYLIPSALLLVAANLTDWRSLSRRALMLVYSWTCLAFLVLSAVGLSGLTVNVLKYAIGRARPLYFQDFGVLALHPFAFDARFAGFPSGHATTMGAVFGILLLLFPRRWYIALVVTGCIASTRVFVGAHYPSDTVAGFGLGCAFALACGLVFARLGFIFRPAASGLPVRKSSFRLIAPEK, from the coding sequence ATGCTCGTGAAATCACGCCCACCAGTTACCAGCTCCCTCCTCGGGATAGGACGCCGGTCCCTCGACAATTTTCGCGACACCCTGCGGATCGCAAGGCGGCGCCTCGCCGTTCGGCCCGCTCGCTATCCCAACATCTCATGGTGGGCGTGGGGACTGGTCTGGGTCTTTCTGACGGCAGCCGCCTTTGTTCGTCTCGATACGCCGGCGGGGGTAGCCCATGGCCAATGGTCGGCGGGTGCCGCCAGGCTTGCCGAATTCTTCACACAGTTCGGACTGGGCGGCTGGTATCTCATCCCGTCCGCGCTTCTGCTTGTCGCGGCCAATCTGACGGATTGGCGAAGCCTTTCGCGGCGCGCGCTGATGCTGGTCTACAGTTGGACTTGTCTGGCTTTTCTGGTGCTGAGCGCCGTTGGCCTGTCGGGCCTGACCGTCAATGTCTTGAAATATGCCATTGGCAGGGCGCGCCCGCTCTACTTCCAGGATTTTGGCGTCCTTGCACTGCACCCCTTTGCCTTCGATGCGCGCTTTGCTGGCTTTCCGTCCGGCCACGCCACGACGATGGGCGCCGTGTTCGGTATCCTGCTGCTTTTGTTTCCGCGGCGTTGGTATATCGCCCTTGTGGTGACGGGCTGCATCGCCTCGACCAGGGTCTTCGTCGGCGCGCACTATCCAAGCGACACCGTCGCCGGCTTCGGCCTCGGCTGTGCCTTCGCGCTGGCGTGCGGACTGGTCTTTGCCAGGCTCGGTTTCATCTTCCGGCCGGCAGCTTCAGGATTGCCGGTCCGCAAATCATCGTTCCGGCTTATTGCCCCGGAAAAATAA
- the sufC gene encoding Fe-S cluster assembly ATPase SufC — translation MLEIKNLHARIVDDGTEIIRGLNLTVKAGEVAAIMGPNGSGKSTLSYILAGREDYEVTEGDILYNGQSILEMDPAERATSGIFLAFQYPMEIPGVATMEFLKVAMNEQRKARGEEPLKIPEFLKRVKEAAASLSMDMAMLKRPLNVGFSGGEKKRAEILQMKLLEPKLCVLDETDSGLDIDALKIVSDGVNALRAPDRAFLVITHYQRLLEHIVPDSVHVLYKGQVIKSGDKSLALDLEANGYAGVIGEAA, via the coding sequence ATGCTTGAGATCAAGAACCTGCATGCTCGCATCGTCGATGACGGCACCGAGATCATCCGCGGCCTGAACCTGACGGTGAAAGCCGGCGAGGTCGCCGCGATCATGGGCCCGAACGGCTCGGGCAAGTCGACCCTGTCCTACATCCTTGCCGGCCGCGAGGACTATGAGGTGACCGAGGGCGACATCCTCTACAACGGCCAGTCGATCCTCGAAATGGATCCGGCCGAGCGCGCTACGTCAGGAATTTTCCTCGCTTTCCAGTATCCGATGGAGATACCGGGCGTCGCGACCATGGAATTTCTCAAGGTGGCCATGAACGAGCAGCGCAAGGCGCGTGGTGAAGAGCCGCTGAAAATCCCGGAATTCCTCAAGCGCGTGAAGGAAGCCGCCGCCTCGCTCAGCATGGACATGGCGATGCTGAAGCGGCCGCTCAATGTCGGCTTCTCCGGCGGCGAGAAGAAGCGTGCCGAGATCCTGCAGATGAAGCTTCTGGAGCCGAAACTCTGCGTGCTCGACGAGACCGATTCCGGCCTCGACATCGATGCGCTGAAGATCGTCTCCGACGGCGTCAACGCGCTGCGCGCGCCGGACCGGGCATTCCTGGTCATCACCCACTATCAGCGCCTGCTCGAGCACATCGTGCCCGACAGCGTGCACGTGCTCTACAAGGGCCAGGTCATCAAGTCGGGCGACAAGTCCCTGGCGCTCGACCTCGAAGCCAATGGCTATGCCGGCGTGATCGGCGAAGCCGCGTGA
- a CDS encoding ArnT family glycosyltransferase encodes MNRNYLFLFLFSLVMSFSGLASLPPIDRDESRFVQATKQMVETGDYIDIRFQDVSRYKKPIGIYWLQSAAVALSGEGAAAPIWVYRLVSMLGIALAVLGIGWTGTKLFGANAGLAAGLMMAAIFATAFEGRDAKTDAMLLACCVAAQGALAQVYLASRRNEPVAGHLPWIFWFAQGVGILIKGPVAPLLSLLTAAALFAFERDWRWLLKLKLVRGVALVLLIVLPWVAFIGWKSGGAFFQEAVGKDMLNKVASGEESHGLPPGFYMLTYSLFMWPFGLIAVGAGLQALNRVRDDFRLRFCLAWYIPFWLVFELIPTKLPHYVLPAYPGMALLIGWLLTLSPQDANAPLKRWQQWLWWSTAFGLVVVSLGLAAVCIGAPIYLTHSFSWWSIPAAASALGAGYLAFSRQLQVPLPRIGATAACAGITYALLFGVIAPSLKPMWLSPAIRQAVLANQACDTTVLASARYQEPSLVFLVGTKTVLTDVGGVAEHLLADPACALGLAPIGDEQKLNGMLSVRGKSVNRVAEIDGLNYSSGDKLSLGLYRVAQ; translated from the coding sequence ATGAACAGAAACTACCTCTTCCTCTTTCTGTTCAGCTTGGTCATGAGTTTCAGCGGCTTGGCGAGCCTTCCGCCGATCGACCGCGACGAGTCCCGCTTTGTCCAGGCGACCAAGCAGATGGTCGAAACCGGCGACTATATCGACATCCGCTTCCAGGATGTCTCGCGCTACAAGAAGCCGATCGGCATCTACTGGCTGCAATCGGCTGCCGTCGCATTGAGCGGCGAGGGCGCGGCCGCACCGATCTGGGTGTACCGCCTTGTCTCGATGCTCGGAATCGCGCTCGCTGTCCTAGGCATCGGCTGGACGGGCACAAAATTGTTCGGCGCCAATGCCGGCCTTGCCGCCGGCCTGATGATGGCGGCGATCTTCGCAACCGCGTTCGAGGGACGCGACGCCAAAACCGACGCCATGCTTCTGGCCTGCTGCGTGGCCGCGCAGGGCGCGCTGGCGCAAGTCTACCTGGCGTCGCGCCGCAACGAGCCGGTGGCCGGCCATCTGCCGTGGATATTCTGGTTCGCGCAAGGCGTCGGGATCCTCATCAAGGGACCCGTGGCCCCGCTTCTGTCACTGCTGACGGCGGCCGCGCTGTTTGCTTTCGAACGCGACTGGCGCTGGCTTTTGAAGCTGAAGCTCGTGCGCGGCGTCGCGCTCGTTTTGCTCATCGTGCTGCCCTGGGTCGCTTTTATCGGCTGGAAGAGCGGCGGCGCCTTTTTTCAGGAAGCCGTCGGCAAGGATATGCTGAACAAGGTCGCGTCCGGAGAGGAATCGCACGGCCTGCCGCCCGGCTTCTACATGCTGACCTATTCGCTGTTCATGTGGCCGTTCGGCCTGATCGCGGTCGGCGCCGGCCTGCAGGCCCTCAATCGTGTGCGCGACGATTTCAGGCTGCGCTTTTGCCTGGCATGGTACATTCCGTTCTGGCTGGTGTTCGAACTCATCCCGACCAAACTGCCGCATTACGTCCTGCCGGCCTATCCCGGCATGGCGCTGCTGATCGGCTGGCTGCTGACGTTGTCGCCGCAGGACGCCAATGCGCCGCTCAAGCGCTGGCAGCAGTGGTTGTGGTGGTCGACCGCGTTCGGTCTGGTGGTGGTCAGCCTCGGGCTGGCGGCGGTCTGTATCGGGGCACCGATCTACCTTACGCACAGTTTCTCCTGGTGGAGCATTCCTGCGGCAGCGTCAGCGCTGGGCGCCGGTTATCTCGCATTCTCCAGGCAGTTGCAGGTGCCGCTGCCTCGCATTGGAGCCACCGCCGCCTGCGCGGGCATCACCTATGCCTTGCTGTTCGGGGTCATCGCGCCGTCGCTGAAGCCGATGTGGCTGAGCCCGGCGATCAGGCAAGCCGTGCTTGCCAACCAGGCATGCGACACAACGGTGCTGGCCTCGGCGCGGTATCAGGAGCCGAGCCTGGTGTTTCTGGTCGGCACGAAAACGGTGCTGACCGATGTCGGAGGCGTGGCGGAGCACCTGCTCGCCGATCCTGCCTGTGCCTTGGGGCTGGCCCCGATCGGGGATGAGCAGAAGCTGAATGGCATGCTGTCGGTGCGAGGCAAATCGGTGAACCGCGTCGCTGAAATCGATGGCCTCAACTATTCGTCGGGAGACAAACTGTCGCTCGGCCTTTATCGTGTGGCCCAATGA
- the sufD gene encoding Fe-S cluster assembly protein SufD — protein sequence MNMHTQPQRTPAETALIDAFGDRLSLLPGDGAVMLKRDDAIEAIKHGLPTRRIESWHYTDLRRLLNAVPEFDPAAAAKAIAPIVDGSTVLSLLNGASSAKAPIVEGVSVQRLSEKLTDGSIAPGLDPYGNDDAIGALNTAFVADGYFVDIADGAELEKPIELQNLQAGGQTHVRLAVRVGAGAKAVIVERQAGEGAALTSSVSQLVLGEGAEVTWLIVQEQPETATHLAQFKAHIGKNAKLTLFVMNAGGKLVRQEIMVKTTGEGADFRLRGINLLAGDTHTDVTMVLDHAVPHTTSTEIVRNVVTGKARGVFQGRINVHQYAQKTNAKMACNTLLLSDDGEFSTKPELEIFADDVVCGHGATVTEIDHDHLFYLMARGVDEKSARGLLVKAFVAEVIEELDDETIVEALEAKLDEWFVTHG from the coding sequence ATGAATATGCACACACAACCGCAGCGCACACCGGCCGAGACAGCGTTGATCGACGCGTTCGGCGACCGGCTGTCGCTGTTGCCGGGCGACGGCGCGGTGATGCTGAAGCGCGACGATGCCATCGAAGCGATCAAGCATGGCTTGCCGACGCGACGCATCGAATCCTGGCATTATACCGACCTGCGCCGTCTTTTGAACGCGGTGCCGGAGTTCGACCCGGCCGCCGCGGCGAAAGCCATCGCGCCAATCGTCGACGGTTCGACGGTTCTGAGCCTGTTGAACGGCGCATCGAGCGCCAAGGCGCCAATTGTCGAGGGCGTCAGCGTCCAGCGCCTGTCGGAAAAGCTGACCGACGGCAGCATCGCGCCGGGCCTCGATCCCTATGGCAATGACGATGCCATCGGTGCGCTGAACACGGCTTTCGTCGCCGACGGCTACTTTGTCGACATCGCCGATGGCGCCGAACTGGAAAAGCCGATCGAGCTGCAGAATTTGCAGGCCGGCGGCCAGACCCATGTGCGCTTGGCCGTTCGCGTCGGCGCCGGCGCCAAGGCCGTCATCGTCGAGCGTCAGGCGGGCGAGGGCGCGGCGCTGACCAGTTCGGTCAGCCAACTCGTGCTCGGCGAAGGTGCTGAGGTAACGTGGCTGATCGTGCAGGAGCAGCCGGAGACGGCGACGCATCTGGCACAGTTCAAGGCCCATATCGGCAAGAACGCGAAACTGACGCTGTTCGTCATGAACGCCGGCGGCAAGCTTGTGCGCCAGGAGATCATGGTCAAGACGACAGGTGAGGGCGCCGACTTCCGATTGCGCGGCATCAACCTGCTCGCCGGCGACACCCACACTGACGTGACCATGGTGCTCGACCACGCCGTGCCGCACACGACCTCGACGGAGATCGTCCGCAACGTGGTGACGGGCAAGGCGCGTGGCGTCTTCCAGGGCCGCATCAACGTCCATCAATATGCGCAGAAGACCAACGCCAAGATGGCCTGCAACACGCTGTTGCTGTCCGACGATGGCGAGTTCTCGACCAAGCCGGAGCTCGAAATCTTCGCCGATGACGTCGTCTGCGGCCACGGCGCGACGGTGACCGAGATCGACCACGACCATCTATTCTACCTGATGGCGCGCGGCGTCGACGAAAAGAGCGCGCGCGGTCTGCTGGTCAAGGCTTTCGTCGCCGAGGTGATCGAGGAACTGGACGACGAGACGATTGTCGAGGCGCTGGAAGCGAAGCTCGACGAGTGGTTTGTGACGCACGGGTGA